The Actinomadura sp. WMMB 499 genome includes a window with the following:
- a CDS encoding hemin ABC transporter substrate-binding protein: protein MRTVVAAMLALVLLSGCAAGTASFGDDPVTDAAAGCGPSTVRTPGDVDPVKPAPEPDLPATVESADGRKVTVRGAERILAVNMYGSLAEIVFSLGLGDRVVGRDASTTFPSARDLPLVTNNGHDLSAEAILRLNPTVVLADAGIGPPEALQQLRSSGIPVVMIGDEQTLPAIGEHVTAVAAALGVPDAGKELRTRIEGRVEAAKRDAAASARPLRVAFLYLRGTAGVYLIGGDGAGSDALIEAVGAVDAGTAAGLGGFRPLTSEGMINAAPDVILVMSKGLASVGGVDGLVDLPGVAQTPAGRNRRVVDADDGGLLTFGPRTGEIIEALAAAVHHPCDRP, encoded by the coding sequence GTGAGGACCGTCGTCGCCGCCATGCTCGCGCTCGTCCTGCTCAGCGGCTGCGCGGCGGGCACCGCCTCCTTCGGGGACGACCCGGTCACCGACGCCGCCGCCGGCTGCGGGCCGTCGACGGTCCGCACCCCCGGGGACGTCGACCCGGTGAAGCCCGCGCCGGAGCCCGACCTGCCCGCCACGGTCGAGTCGGCGGACGGCCGGAAAGTGACCGTGCGCGGCGCGGAGCGCATCCTCGCCGTCAACATGTACGGGTCGCTCGCCGAGATCGTGTTCAGCCTCGGGCTCGGCGACCGCGTCGTCGGCCGCGACGCCTCCACCACGTTCCCGTCCGCCCGCGACCTGCCGCTCGTGACGAACAACGGCCACGACCTGTCGGCCGAGGCGATCCTGCGGCTGAACCCCACGGTCGTCCTCGCCGACGCCGGGATCGGCCCGCCCGAGGCGCTGCAGCAGCTCCGCTCGTCCGGCATCCCGGTCGTCATGATCGGCGACGAGCAGACGCTGCCCGCGATCGGCGAGCACGTCACCGCCGTCGCCGCGGCGCTCGGCGTCCCGGACGCCGGGAAGGAGCTCCGCACCCGCATCGAGGGCCGGGTCGAGGCCGCGAAGCGGGACGCGGCGGCGTCCGCCCGCCCGCTCCGCGTCGCGTTCCTCTACCTGCGCGGCACCGCCGGGGTCTACCTGATCGGCGGCGACGGCGCCGGGTCGGACGCCCTCATCGAGGCCGTCGGCGCCGTCGACGCCGGAACCGCCGCCGGGCTCGGCGGATTCCGGCCGCTCACCAGCGAGGGGATGATCAACGCGGCGCCCGACGTGATCCTCGTGATGTCCAAGGGCCTCGCGTCCGTCGGCGGCGTCGACGGCCTCGTCGACCTCCCCGGCGTCGCGCAGACCCCCGCGGGCCGCAACCGGCGCGTCGTCGACGCCGACGACGGCGGCCTGCTCACCTTCGGCCCCCGCACCGGCGAGATCATCGAGGCCCTCGCCGCCGCCGTCCACCACCCCTGCGACCGGCCGTGA